Below is a genomic region from Pseudazoarcus pumilus.
CATTCGTCGTCAACCTGCAGCCGGAAAGCGGTGAGCGGTATCTTCAGGTGATCATGGCCATGCGAGTTGCAGACGAGAAGACAGCGCAGGGACTCAGCGCCTTCATGCCCGAGATCCGTCATCGCATCAATCTGCGCCTGACCGGCAAACTGCCGTCGGAGATTTCGACGCCGCCCGGGCAGGAGCAGTTGGCCGGCGAGATCGCGGCCGACGTCAACGCGGTGCTGGGCTCGCCGGCCGAGCGCGGCCCCACCGCGATCGTGCATTCGGT
It encodes:
- a CDS encoding flagellar basal body-associated FliL family protein, with protein sequence MGGKLLTIVVIVLVVLAIGAGVVVWLLLQKKNDLAGDGTESVQEPAAAQVSMEKPPTFVALDPFVVNLQPESGERYLQVIMAMRVADEKTAQGLSAFMPEIRHRINLRLTGKLPSEISTPPGQEQLAGEIAADVNAVLGSPAERGPTAIVHSVLFNSFIIQ